One genomic window of Peromyscus maniculatus bairdii isolate BWxNUB_F1_BW_parent chromosome 2, HU_Pman_BW_mat_3.1, whole genome shotgun sequence includes the following:
- the Ttc4 gene encoding tetratricopeptide repeat protein 4 isoform X1 — protein MESSEPDPADDTSMDAFLDKFQSQPYRGGFREDQWEEEFDKIPLFMKKAPSEIDPKEFPDLACLQSIIFDDERSPEEQAKAYKEEGNDYFKEKDYKKAVVSYSEGLKKKCVDPDLNAILYTNRAAAQYYLGNFRSALNDVLAARKLKPGHLKAIIRGAICHLELKHFAEAVNWCDEGLQIDAKEKKLLEVRAKADKLKRMEERDLRRAKLKEKKEQRQTEALLQAIKARNIRLVSEAVVKDEDSASNGPTEIILNGLSSENPGGARLSLNNQGRLSWPVLFLYPEYTQSDFVAAFHEDSRFVDHLKVMFSEAPSWDSEQKYYLDNLEIYFEDEDGAELYQVSPWSTLLQVLQHPRYLVKALTPTFVVCVGSSPFSENYLQGKRVHRDSGC, from the exons ATGGAGAGTTCTGAGCCTGACCCTGCGGACGACACTTCCATGGACGCATTCCTGGATAAATTCCAGAGCCAACCTTACCGCGGCGGCTTCCGCGAGGACCAGTGGGAGGAG GAATTTGACAAGATCCCCCTATTTATGAAGAAAGCACCATCAGAAATAGATCCCAAGGAGTTCCCTGACTTGGCTTGCCTTCAGTCAATTATTTTTGATGATGAGCGATCTCCAGAAG AGCAAGCCAAGGCCTATAAAGAAGAAGGCaatgattattttaaagaaaaagactaTAAGAAAGCTGTGGTTTCATACAGTGAAGGATTAAAGAAGAAGTGTGTAGACCCTGATTTGAATGCTATCCTTTATACCAATCGGGCTGCGGCACAGTACTATCTCG GCAATTTCCGCTCTGCCCTCAACGATGTGCTGGCTGCCAGGAAGCTGAAGCCCGGCCACCTGAAAGCCATAATAAGAG GTGCCATTTGCCATCTTGAACTGAAACACTTTGCCGAGGCTGTGAACTGGTGTGATGAGGGGCTACAGATTGATGCCAAAGAGAAGAAACTTCTAGAAGTGAGGGCAAAAGCAGACAAGCTGAAG aggatggaagagagggaTCTGAGGAGGGCAAagttgaaagaaaagaaggaacagagaCAGACCGAGGCTCTACTCCAGGCCATCAAG GCTAGGAACATCAGGCTTGTCTCGGAAGCGGTGGTTAAGGATGAAGATTCAGCCTCCAATGGTCCAACTGAGATCATCCTGAATGGGCTCAGCTCTGAGAACCCTGGTGGAGCCAGGCTAAGTCTAAATAATCAAGGCAGGCTGAGCTGGCCTGTGCTGTTCCTGTACCCAGAGTATACGCAGTCTGACTTTGTCGCTGCCTTTCATGAGGATTCCAG GTTTGTTGACCATCTCAAGGTGATGTTTAGTGAAGCACCCTCCTGGGACTCAGAGCAGAAATACTACCTGGATAATTTGGAG ATCTACTTCGAGGATGAGGATGGAGCAGAACTGTACCAGGTGTCCCCCTGGAGCACTCTGCTGCAGGTGCTGCAGCACCCCAG
- the Ttc4 gene encoding tetratricopeptide repeat protein 4 isoform X2, with protein sequence MESSEPDPADDTSMDAFLDKFQSQPYRGGFREDQWEEEFDKIPLFMKKAPSEIDPKEFPDLACLQSIIFDDERSPEEQAKAYKEEGNDYFKEKDYKKAVVSYSEGLKKKCVDPDLNAILYTNRAAAQYYLGNFRSALNDVLAARKLKPGHLKAIIRGAICHLELKHFAEAVNWCDEGLQIDAKEKKLLEVRAKADKLKRMEERDLRRAKLKEKKEQRQTEALLQAIKARNIRLVSEAVVKDEDSASNGPTEIILNGLSSENPGGARLSLNNQGRLSWPVLFLYPEYTQSDFVAAFHEDSRFVDHLKVMFSEAPSWDSEQKYYLDNLEIYFEDEDGAELYQVSPWSTLLQVLQHPRYLVKALTPTFVVCVGSSPFSENYLQGKRVHR encoded by the exons ATGGAGAGTTCTGAGCCTGACCCTGCGGACGACACTTCCATGGACGCATTCCTGGATAAATTCCAGAGCCAACCTTACCGCGGCGGCTTCCGCGAGGACCAGTGGGAGGAG GAATTTGACAAGATCCCCCTATTTATGAAGAAAGCACCATCAGAAATAGATCCCAAGGAGTTCCCTGACTTGGCTTGCCTTCAGTCAATTATTTTTGATGATGAGCGATCTCCAGAAG AGCAAGCCAAGGCCTATAAAGAAGAAGGCaatgattattttaaagaaaaagactaTAAGAAAGCTGTGGTTTCATACAGTGAAGGATTAAAGAAGAAGTGTGTAGACCCTGATTTGAATGCTATCCTTTATACCAATCGGGCTGCGGCACAGTACTATCTCG GCAATTTCCGCTCTGCCCTCAACGATGTGCTGGCTGCCAGGAAGCTGAAGCCCGGCCACCTGAAAGCCATAATAAGAG GTGCCATTTGCCATCTTGAACTGAAACACTTTGCCGAGGCTGTGAACTGGTGTGATGAGGGGCTACAGATTGATGCCAAAGAGAAGAAACTTCTAGAAGTGAGGGCAAAAGCAGACAAGCTGAAG aggatggaagagagggaTCTGAGGAGGGCAAagttgaaagaaaagaaggaacagagaCAGACCGAGGCTCTACTCCAGGCCATCAAG GCTAGGAACATCAGGCTTGTCTCGGAAGCGGTGGTTAAGGATGAAGATTCAGCCTCCAATGGTCCAACTGAGATCATCCTGAATGGGCTCAGCTCTGAGAACCCTGGTGGAGCCAGGCTAAGTCTAAATAATCAAGGCAGGCTGAGCTGGCCTGTGCTGTTCCTGTACCCAGAGTATACGCAGTCTGACTTTGTCGCTGCCTTTCATGAGGATTCCAG GTTTGTTGACCATCTCAAGGTGATGTTTAGTGAAGCACCCTCCTGGGACTCAGAGCAGAAATACTACCTGGATAATTTGGAG ATCTACTTCGAGGATGAGGATGGAGCAGAACTGTACCAGGTGTCCCCCTGGAGCACTCTGCTGCAGGTGCTGCAGCACCCCAG